The Mycoplasma sp. 1654_15 genome contains a region encoding:
- a CDS encoding HsdM family class I SAM-dependent methyltransferase, whose protein sequence is MKILKSEFKVVEKFSTTLGLKNQTDGSVPLYKKDKDGYQATKPDGYYFYDGVIFILDAKKENAKFQNQLLDYMELEKHQDIIGFQYNGKDLNVYIRNGKKGKFKLLQEEKELQNHTYYKEKYFKNSKENNEELINQFAKQLANAFREAKIDKQMTVPFIGIVMLAYKYSNTKNSIEFNRNSTSALLDSIKKASIDQIPDSDNNTNLKSKLQNLQNYLYNSTFKTVDIFELNNIVELISNVYNLINISHKNYKGHDIMNAFLKVFRKWNSADAKEKGEVFTPDHIAQLMYDLIQVDALNDVVLDPTCGSGTFLTNAMANMFQDVYSFFKNKKLSKEKEEQYCNQACKDIKSNKLIGIELNEFNATLAEINMLLHGDGSSNIIQKDCFKELPLLKDKYSKVLMNPPFSQKESELKFVYATLENLKEKGKIAAIVPKSSLNGRVKENVEYLKKIFRMAKVSHIISLPRDVFQPNAGVNTSIIVLEKYSQETIKKIQELASKKKEIEEDTQNIFLIDFSDDGFIYANERRYKTDKFASKMKELQKILKGQFSPLQALKHNLRFDEELSFERFNTNRTFDIDESVFKKYMKENFASKVLSGIENQVILKKKHLSKYENIKFKFFAVDEILDFISKGKQKQSIDRKLENKFEKGIPIIIAKKDNNGVGGLLENHLVEEVFQDKFCIINGGDGGGGKTYYCDFKFGATSFVNICDLKEKYKNIFNQFPLSKFYLAIVISERLFKSIGHGRTQKNQIPSVKIKLPIDQNNQIYAEYMNDFISNLDLKNELYYE, encoded by the coding sequence ATGAAAATATTAAAATCAGAATTCAAAGTTGTAGAAAAATTCAGCACGACTTTAGGACTTAAAAATCAAACAGATGGATCTGTACCTTTATATAAAAAAGACAAAGATGGTTATCAAGCTACAAAACCTGATGGATACTATTTTTATGATGGTGTTATTTTTATTTTAGATGCTAAAAAAGAGAATGCTAAATTTCAAAATCAATTACTTGATTATATGGAATTAGAAAAACACCAAGATATTATAGGATTTCAATATAATGGAAAAGATTTAAATGTTTATATTAGAAATGGTAAAAAAGGTAAATTTAAACTTTTGCAAGAAGAAAAAGAGCTTCAAAACCATACATATTACAAAGAAAAATACTTTAAAAATTCTAAAGAAAATAACGAAGAACTAATAAATCAATTTGCAAAACAACTAGCAAACGCTTTTAGAGAAGCTAAAATTGATAAACAAATGACTGTTCCATTTATCGGTATAGTTATGTTAGCTTACAAATATAGCAATACAAAAAACAGCATTGAGTTTAACAGAAATTCTACTTCTGCTTTATTAGATAGCATTAAAAAAGCTTCTATTGATCAAATTCCTGATTCAGATAATAATACTAATTTAAAATCTAAGCTTCAAAACTTACAAAATTATTTATACAATAGCACATTTAAAACTGTTGATATTTTTGAGTTAAATAATATTGTTGAACTTATTTCAAATGTTTATAACCTTATAAATATTAGTCATAAAAATTATAAAGGTCATGACATAATGAATGCTTTTTTAAAAGTGTTTAGAAAATGAAACTCGGCAGATGCAAAAGAAAAAGGTGAAGTATTTACTCCTGATCATATCGCGCAGTTGATGTATGATTTAATACAAGTAGATGCTTTAAATGATGTTGTTTTAGATCCTACATGTGGATCTGGTACATTTTTAACTAATGCAATGGCGAATATGTTTCAAGATGTTTATTCTTTTTTTAAAAATAAAAAATTAAGCAAAGAAAAAGAAGAACAATATTGTAATCAAGCATGTAAAGATATTAAAAGTAATAAATTAATAGGTATAGAATTAAACGAATTTAATGCTACTTTAGCTGAGATTAACATGCTTTTACATGGAGATGGAAGTAGTAATATAATTCAAAAAGATTGTTTTAAAGAATTACCTCTTTTAAAAGATAAATATTCTAAAGTTTTAATGAATCCCCCTTTTAGTCAAAAAGAATCAGAACTTAAATTTGTTTATGCAACTCTTGAAAATTTAAAAGAAAAAGGGAAAATTGCTGCTATTGTACCTAAATCTTCTTTAAATGGAAGAGTTAAAGAAAATGTAGAATATTTAAAAAAGATTTTTAGGATGGCTAAGGTAAGTCATATAATTTCTTTACCAAGAGATGTATTTCAACCTAATGCAGGAGTAAATACTTCAATTATTGTTCTAGAAAAATATAGCCAAGAAACGATCAAGAAAATTCAAGAATTAGCTTCAAAAAAGAAGGAAATTGAAGAAGATACACAAAATATTTTCTTAATAGATTTTAGTGATGATGGTTTTATTTATGCTAACGAAAGAAGATATAAAACTGATAAATTTGCTTCAAAAATGAAGGAATTACAAAAAATTTTAAAAGGACAATTTTCTCCTTTACAGGCTTTAAAACATAATTTAAGATTTGATGAAGAACTTTCTTTTGAAAGATTTAATACTAATAGAACTTTTGATATTGATGAATCTGTTTTTAAAAAATATATGAAAGAAAACTTTGCAAGTAAAGTACTCTCTGGAATAGAAAATCAAGTCATTTTAAAGAAAAAACATTTATCTAAGTACGAAAATATAAAATTTAAATTTTTTGCTGTTGATGAAATTTTAGATTTTATTTCTAAAGGAAAACAAAAGCAATCTATAGATAGAAAATTAGAAAATAAATTTGAAAAAGGGATACCAATTATAATTGCTAAAAAAGATAACAATGGAGTTGGTGGTTTACTAGAAAATCATTTAGTAGAAGAAGTTTTTCAAGATAAATTCTGTATTATTAATGGAGGTGATGGTGGCGGAGGTAAAACTTATTATTGTGATTTTAAATTTGGTGCTACCTCTTTTGTAAATATTTGTGATTTAAAAGAAAAATATAAAAATATTTTTAATCAATTTCCTTTATCTAAATTCTATTTAGCCATCGTTATTAGTGAAAGATTATTCAAATCTATAGGGCATGGAAGAACACAAAAAAATCAAATTCCTTCTGTTAAAATCAAATTACCAATAGATCAGAATAATCAAATTTATGCTGAATACATGAATGACTTTATTTCTAATTTAGATTTAAAAAATGAACTTTACTATGAATAA